Below is a genomic region from Heliomicrobium undosum.
ACGGGGAAGTGGCGGAAGGGCGGATCCCGCTGCCCGTTCAATTGAACAATGAGATCGGCCTGCTATCCACGCGCTTTGTGGAGATGGCCGGCAGCGTCAAAGACGCCAAGGAAAATCTGGAACGGATCGTGGAAGAAAGGACACAGGCACTGGAAAAGGCGAACGCCGACCTGATGGAAATGAGCCTCCTCGACGGGCTGACAGGCATCCACAATCGCCGATCCTTCGATCGCAGCCTGGCCCACATATTCTCTGACGCCAAGCAGGGATTGGGCACCTTTTCGGTCATGATGCTCGATATCGATTATTTTAAAAGCTATAACGACACCTATGGTCATGCCGAAGGGGATGGGGCGCTCAAGGCCATCGCCGCTGCGATCAAGGGGACTATCCGAGAAGAGGACCGTTGTTTCCGCTACGGCGGGGAAGAGTTCGTGGTGATTTTCAACGACGCCAACGCAACGGCAGCGGAAGGGATCGCTGAGCGGATCATCCAGTCGGTCCATCGCTTAGGCATCGCCCACAGCGAGAGCCCCTACGGCATCATCACCGTCAGCGGGGGCATCGCCGAGTACGACGACGCCTACGCCAAACCGGAAGAGATCGTCAAAGCGGCCGATCAGAAGCTTTATATCGCTAAGAATAAGGGGCGAAATCGGATCGCCCTTTGACCGGATCGACATTTAAACGGCCATCCATTAAGCGGATTATCGTTTGCCATCGATAGGAAATCCCGAAAGAGAAATCCCCCCTGTGACAGACTGAACGCTGCCATAGGGGGGATTGTTCTTACACCGCCTGCGGAAGACCGCCTTCACGGAACTGGCTGTGATAAAGTTCAGCATAAAAACCGCCTTTGGCAAGCAAATCGGCATGGTTCCCCTGTTCGATGACCCGTCCGTGGTCCATGACCAGGATCAGATCGGCCTCCCGGATGGTCGACAGCCGGTGGGCGATGACGAAGCTGGTCCGGCCCTGCATCAACTTACCCATCGCCTTTTGAATCAGCGCCTCTGTGCGCGTGTCAACGCTGCTGGTGGCCTCGTCGAGGATCAGGATGGCTGGGTCGGCCAGGAGGGCGCGGGCGATGGTCAGCAACTGCTTTTGCCCTTGCGAGATGTTGGAGGCTTCCTCATCGAGCACAGTGGCGTAGCCGTCAGGCAGGGTGCGGATGAAGCGATCGGCGTTCGCCGCCTTGGCGGCGTGGACGATCTCCTCCTCCGTGGCCCCTTCACGTCCGTAGGCGATATTCTCCCTGATCGTGCCATGAAACAGCCAGGTGTCTTGGAGGACCATGCCGAAGCAGCGCCGCAGGTCGCTTCTACGGAGATGACGGATATCAACGCCGTCGATGGTGATGCGCCCACCGTCGACCTCATAAAAACGCATCAGCAGGTTGATCAACGTCGTCTTGCCGGCGCCGGTCGGTCCGACGATGGCGACTGTCTGCCCCGCCTTGACGAGGATAGACATATCCTCGATAAGCGGTTCGTCCGATTTGTAGCGGAAAGAGACCGCTTCAAAGGCGACGTCCCCCAGGGGGCGGAAGGCTGAAACTGCAGCCATATCCGTTTCTGCATCGGGAACCTCTTCCACCTCATCGAGCAGTTCGAAGACCCGCTCGGCCGAGGCGATGGTGGACTGGATCACGTTGGCGATATTGGCTGTCTGGGTGATGGGGTGGGCGAACTGCCGGGCGTACTGGATGAAGGCCTGCACATCGCCGATCTCAATGGCCCTTTTTGTGACCATCACGCCGCCGACGACACAGACG
It encodes:
- a CDS encoding ABC transporter ATP-binding protein — its product is MSKASRIKTAPRAGFSPGGGPPMGMPAQKAKNVKGTLRRLAAYLRPHRLSLFTVLVTALLSTVFSIVSPKLLGNATTRLFEGLMMRYQGSPDAAIDFPYIANILIVLAGLYGFSALFGYVQQYVMAGVAQKTVFALRQDVNEKLSRLPLRYFDSNPHGETLSRAVNDVDNISNTLSQSLTQLITNVVTIVGVIVMMLVISPWMTLILLVTLPLSAFVIKGIASRSQSHFINQQKTLGELNSHIEEMYTAHPVVKAYGQEASSIAKFNAVNEQLYGAGWRAQFISGIIMPLMMFINNIGYVLVCVVGGVMVTKRAIEIGDVQAFIQYARQFAHPITQTANIANVIQSTIASAERVFELLDEVEEVPDAETDMAAVSAFRPLGDVAFEAVSFRYKSDEPLIEDMSILVKAGQTVAIVGPTGAGKTTLINLLMRFYEVDGGRITIDGVDIRHLRRSDLRRCFGMVLQDTWLFHGTIRENIAYGREGATEEEIVHAAKAANADRFIRTLPDGYATVLDEEASNISQGQKQLLTIARALLADPAILILDEATSSVDTRTEALIQKAMGKLMQGRTSFVIAHRLSTIREADLILVMDHGRVIEQGNHADLLAKGGFYAELYHSQFREGGLPQAV